The following are encoded together in the Mycolicibacterium arabiense genome:
- a CDS encoding UTP--glucose-1-phosphate uridylyltransferase produces the protein MTPQALVPIPRTAVVPAAGLGTRFLPATKTVPKELLPVVDTPGIELVAAEAAEAGAERLVIITSEGKDGVVAHFVEDLVLEGTLEARGKQVMLAKVRRAPALIKVESVVQHEPLGLGHAVGCVEDSLSSDEDAIAVLLPDDLVLPTGVLETMSKVRAKRGGTVLCAIEVPEDKISAYGVFDVEVVPDAANPNVLKVNGMVEKPKAEDAPSLYAAAGRYVLDRAIFDALRRVQKGVGGEIQLTDAIALLIEDGHPVHVVVHRGTRHDLGNPGGYLKAAVDFALERDDYGPELRSWLVERLGLSAG, from the coding sequence ATGACTCCACAGGCTCTGGTGCCGATTCCGCGTACCGCCGTCGTTCCCGCCGCAGGTCTGGGAACCCGTTTCCTGCCCGCGACGAAGACGGTTCCCAAGGAGCTGCTCCCGGTCGTCGACACCCCCGGAATCGAACTGGTGGCCGCCGAGGCCGCCGAGGCGGGCGCCGAGCGTCTCGTGATCATCACCTCCGAGGGAAAGGACGGCGTCGTCGCGCACTTCGTCGAGGACCTCGTCCTCGAAGGCACCCTCGAGGCGCGCGGCAAGCAGGTGATGCTCGCCAAGGTGCGACGGGCGCCAGCGCTCATCAAAGTCGAGTCCGTGGTCCAGCACGAGCCGCTGGGCCTCGGGCACGCCGTCGGCTGCGTCGAGGACAGCCTGTCGTCCGACGAGGACGCGATCGCGGTGCTGCTGCCCGACGACCTGGTGCTACCCACCGGCGTGCTGGAGACCATGTCGAAGGTCCGCGCCAAGCGCGGCGGCACCGTGCTGTGCGCGATCGAGGTGCCCGAGGACAAGATCAGCGCCTACGGCGTCTTCGACGTCGAGGTCGTCCCCGACGCCGCCAACCCGAACGTGCTCAAGGTCAACGGCATGGTCGAGAAGCCGAAGGCCGAGGACGCGCCGTCGCTGTACGCCGCCGCCGGACGCTACGTGCTGGACCGCGCCATCTTCGACGCGTTGCGCCGAGTGCAGAAGGGCGTCGGCGGCGAGATCCAGCTGACCGATGCCATCGCACTGCTCATCGAGGACGGGCATCCAGTGCACGTAGTGGTGCACCGCGGGACCCGACACGACTTGGGAAATCCCGGCGGCTACCTCAAGGCTGCGGTTGACTTCGCGTTGGAACGCGACGACTACGGCCCCGAGCTGCGGAGCTGGCTGGTCGAGCGACTGGGCCTTTCCGCGGGCTGA
- a CDS encoding MspA family porin, giving the protein MKAISRVLVALVATIAALFASTGTSHAGLDNELSLVDGKDRTLTIQQWDTFLNGVFPLDRNRLTREWFHSGKAKYIVAGPGAEEFEGTLELGYQIGFPWSLGVGINFSYTTPNILIDDGDITGPPFGLESVITPNLFPGVSFSADLGNGPGIQEVATFSVDVAGPDGAVAVSNAHGTVTGAAGGVLLRPFARLISSTGDSVTTYGEPWNMN; this is encoded by the coding sequence ATGAAGGCAATCAGTCGGGTGCTGGTCGCGTTGGTCGCGACCATCGCGGCTCTGTTCGCGAGCACGGGCACCTCACACGCAGGTCTGGACAACGAGCTGAGCCTCGTTGACGGCAAGGACCGCACGCTGACGATCCAGCAGTGGGACACGTTCCTCAATGGCGTGTTCCCCCTGGACCGCAACCGGCTCACCCGTGAGTGGTTCCACTCGGGCAAGGCCAAGTACATCGTGGCCGGCCCCGGTGCCGAGGAGTTCGAGGGAACGCTGGAGCTGGGCTACCAGATCGGCTTCCCCTGGTCGCTCGGCGTGGGCATCAACTTCTCGTACACCACCCCGAACATCCTGATCGACGATGGTGACATCACCGGTCCTCCGTTCGGTCTGGAGTCGGTCATCACCCCGAACCTGTTCCCCGGCGTGTCCTTCAGTGCTGACCTGGGCAACGGCCCCGGCATCCAGGAAGTCGCCACCTTCTCGGTGGACGTCGCGGGTCCCGACGGTGCGGTTGCCGTGTCCAACGCGCATGGAACGGTGACCGGTGCTGCCGGTGGCGTGCTGCTGCGTCCGTTCGCTCGACTGATCTCGAGCACCGGCGACAGCGTCACCACCTACGGCGAGCCCTGGAACATGAATTAA
- the glp gene encoding molybdotransferase-like divisome protein Glp, which translates to MRSVEEQQARVAAAAVAPRPVRVAIAEAQGLMCAEEVVTERPLPGFDQAAIDGYAVRSVDVLGAGADDDQNRGDLSLPVMGVIEAGARTPSRLQPRQAARVQTGAPMPTLADAVLPLRWTDGGDSRVRVLRGVRSGAYVRRTGDDVQPGDVAVRAGTIIGAAQVGLLAAVGRERVLVHPRPRLSVMSVGGELVDTSRTPGNGQVYDVNSYALAAAGRDAGAEVNRVGIVDTEAKTLRDVVEGQINRAEVVVIAGAVGGVAAESVRTVLADMGEVEVARIAMHPGSVQGFGQLGRDGVPVFLLPANPVSALVVFEVMVRPLIRMSLGKRQPLRRVVQARALSPISSVAGRKGFLRGQLMRDQDTGEYLVQALGGAPGASSHLLATLAEANCLVMVPSETEEVRTGEVVDVAFLAQRG; encoded by the coding sequence TTGCGTTCGGTGGAGGAGCAGCAGGCTCGCGTGGCAGCCGCTGCGGTGGCACCCAGACCCGTTCGAGTGGCGATCGCCGAGGCGCAGGGATTGATGTGCGCGGAAGAGGTCGTCACCGAGCGACCGCTGCCCGGCTTCGACCAGGCGGCCATCGACGGGTACGCGGTGCGCAGCGTCGACGTCCTGGGAGCCGGGGCGGACGACGACCAGAACCGCGGCGACCTGAGCCTGCCCGTCATGGGCGTGATCGAGGCCGGTGCCCGCACCCCCAGCCGCCTGCAGCCGCGCCAAGCGGCGCGGGTGCAAACCGGTGCGCCGATGCCGACGCTGGCCGACGCGGTGCTGCCGCTGCGCTGGACCGACGGTGGCGACTCGCGGGTGCGCGTCCTGCGCGGCGTGCGATCCGGTGCCTACGTGCGCCGCACCGGGGACGACGTCCAGCCCGGTGACGTCGCAGTCCGCGCGGGCACGATCATCGGCGCAGCCCAGGTTGGTCTCCTCGCGGCCGTGGGTCGCGAGCGGGTGCTGGTGCATCCCCGGCCGCGACTGTCGGTGATGTCGGTGGGTGGGGAACTCGTCGACACCTCCCGCACGCCGGGCAACGGGCAGGTCTACGACGTCAACTCCTACGCGCTGGCAGCGGCCGGCCGTGACGCCGGCGCCGAGGTCAACCGGGTCGGGATCGTCGACACCGAGGCCAAGACCCTGCGCGACGTCGTCGAGGGTCAGATCAACCGCGCCGAGGTCGTGGTGATCGCCGGGGCGGTCGGCGGTGTGGCCGCCGAGAGCGTCCGCACCGTGCTGGCCGACATGGGCGAGGTCGAAGTCGCCCGCATCGCGATGCACCCCGGGTCGGTGCAGGGCTTCGGCCAACTGGGACGCGACGGCGTCCCGGTGTTCCTGCTGCCTGCCAATCCGGTGAGCGCGCTGGTCGTGTTCGAGGTCATGGTGCGTCCGCTGATCAGGATGTCGCTGGGCAAGCGGCAACCGCTTCGGCGTGTCGTGCAGGCCCGCGCGCTGTCGCCGATCAGCTCGGTCGCCGGGCGCAAGGGCTTCCTCCGTGGGCAGCTCATGCGCGACCAGGACACCGGCGAGTACCTGGTGCAGGCGCTCGGTGGTGCGCCGGGCGCGTCGTCACACCTGTTGGCGACGCTGGCCGAGGCGAACTGTCTGGTGATGGTGCCGAGTGAGACCGAGGAGGTCCGCACCGGTGAGGTCGTCGACGTGGCCTTCCTGGCCCAGCGCGGCTGA
- a CDS encoding S1C family serine protease: MTNHPRYSPPQPPQGPRPGGYDHAAPGYQGGQARPGPQQPNYDWRYATQQHPTQQHAYRGPYDPYAGGAQTRVVPGGHAPAHQTRSRAGALTVGALAIALVSAGIGGGVATLVEPDRASVSSVSGATPGEPAASLPAGSVEQVAAKVVPSVVKLETDMGRQSEEGSGIILSSDGLILTNNHVVSAAKDGGPGGGAVQTKVTFANGATTSFTVVGTDPSSDIAVVRADNARDLAPITVGSSGNLRVGQDVVAIGSPLGLEGTVTTGIVSALNRPVAAGGDVKNQNTVLDAIQTDAAINPGNSGGALVNMNGELVGVNSAIATLGGDSAQSQSGSIGLGFAIPVDQAKRIADELIQNGTASHASLGVQVGNDAAADGAKIVDVTSGGAAAAAGLPSGVVVTKVDDRVIGSADALVAAVRSKAPGDQVTLTYLDPSGKPQTVQVTLGKAAQ, translated from the coding sequence ATGACGAACCACCCGAGGTACTCGCCGCCGCAGCCGCCGCAGGGCCCGCGTCCCGGTGGCTACGACCACGCGGCGCCTGGTTACCAGGGTGGGCAGGCTCGTCCCGGTCCGCAGCAGCCGAACTACGACTGGCGCTACGCGACGCAGCAGCACCCCACCCAGCAGCACGCCTACCGGGGACCCTACGACCCCTACGCCGGCGGTGCGCAGACCCGCGTCGTGCCCGGTGGGCACGCGCCGGCACACCAAACCCGCTCCCGCGCAGGCGCTTTGACGGTGGGAGCGCTCGCGATTGCACTGGTGTCGGCCGGCATTGGCGGCGGTGTCGCGACGCTGGTCGAGCCCGACCGGGCATCGGTGTCCTCGGTCTCCGGTGCGACGCCCGGCGAGCCTGCGGCCAGCCTGCCCGCAGGCTCCGTCGAGCAGGTCGCCGCCAAGGTCGTTCCCAGCGTCGTCAAGTTGGAGACCGACATGGGCAGGCAGTCCGAGGAGGGCTCGGGCATCATCCTGTCGTCCGACGGACTGATCCTCACCAACAACCACGTCGTCTCGGCCGCAAAGGACGGCGGTCCCGGCGGCGGGGCCGTCCAGACCAAGGTCACGTTCGCCAACGGAGCGACCACGTCGTTCACCGTCGTGGGAACCGACCCGAGCAGTGACATCGCCGTGGTCCGCGCCGACAACGCCAGGGACCTGGCGCCCATCACGGTCGGCTCCTCCGGCAATCTGCGCGTCGGCCAGGACGTGGTGGCCATCGGGTCGCCGCTGGGGCTCGAGGGCACCGTCACCACGGGAATCGTCAGCGCGCTGAACCGGCCCGTGGCCGCGGGCGGCGACGTGAAGAACCAGAACACCGTGCTCGACGCGATCCAGACCGACGCCGCGATCAACCCGGGTAACTCGGGTGGCGCGCTGGTCAACATGAACGGCGAACTCGTCGGCGTGAACTCCGCGATCGCCACGCTGGGCGGTGACTCGGCGCAGTCGCAGAGCGGTTCCATCGGGCTCGGCTTCGCCATTCCGGTCGACCAGGCCAAGCGCATCGCCGACGAACTCATCCAGAACGGCACCGCTTCGCACGCCTCGCTCGGCGTGCAGGTTGGCAACGATGCGGCGGCAGACGGCGCCAAGATCGTCGACGTCACCAGCGGTGGTGCTGCCGCGGCAGCAGGCCTGCCCAGCGGCGTCGTCGTCACCAAGGTCGACGACCGGGTGATCGGCAGCGCCGACGCGCTCGTGGCGGCCGTGCGGTCGAAGGCACCCGGTGACCAGGTCACGCTGACCTACCTCGATCCGTCGGGCAAGCCGCAGACCGTGCAGGTCACCCTCGGCAAGGCCGCCCAGTGA
- a CDS encoding SAF domain-containing protein, whose protein sequence is MGHPLDPSALSRLAALRPDWTRTVAARRALAGALVVLAAVAALRPDPSDGRVDVVVAARDLTPGTALTEADVVVESHSATTVPDGAQSSLDGLVGMNLTGPARRGEVITDVRLLTPRLTEATAGPDARVVALDLADAALLDLLRPGDVVDVLAAPSTLPGDQADAPPRVLAAEAVVVMVSQRSASPTSGDQRVVLVALPSRSATEVAGASLTQALTLTLR, encoded by the coding sequence ATGGGCCATCCGCTCGATCCGTCGGCGTTGAGCCGCCTTGCGGCGCTACGCCCCGACTGGACGCGTACCGTTGCCGCCCGCCGCGCGCTTGCAGGTGCCCTCGTCGTGCTGGCCGCCGTCGCAGCCCTGCGCCCCGACCCTTCCGACGGACGCGTCGACGTCGTGGTCGCGGCCCGAGACCTCACCCCCGGCACCGCGCTCACCGAGGCCGATGTCGTCGTCGAATCACATTCGGCGACAACGGTTCCCGATGGCGCGCAGTCCAGTCTCGACGGTTTGGTCGGCATGAACCTCACCGGGCCCGCCCGACGCGGCGAGGTCATCACCGACGTGCGCCTGCTGACCCCGCGTCTCACCGAGGCCACCGCAGGACCAGACGCCCGGGTCGTGGCACTCGACCTCGCCGATGCCGCCCTACTCGACCTGCTGCGACCCGGTGACGTCGTCGACGTCCTCGCTGCCCCGTCGACGCTGCCCGGCGATCAGGCCGACGCCCCACCACGGGTGTTGGCGGCCGAGGCCGTCGTCGTGATGGTGTCGCAGCGGTCGGCGTCACCCACCAGCGGCGATCAACGCGTCGTACTCGTTGCGCTGCCCTCGCGATCCGCGACCGAGGTGGCGGGCGCATCCCTGACCCAGGCGCTCACGCTCACGCTGCGGTGA
- a CDS encoding cytochrome P450: MEEVLKSIDVIPNSANPSPFWDQGIAARLSAFHARRDRSGGVEFVEPDDGTGFWSVTSYHSVRAVTRAPETFTSTQGFSMDDMPADVLQMLGSIIAMDAPKHQQYRRLVQVAFSPRAIRRMTDYVDDLATQIVDRLRDERHFDFVETVGAHLPFQVISDLLDIPQSDRPRLRELIDLILGVNDGDVSDATTSLNAVVEFFDYTMTLGEQRRRSPGDDITSTLMHSEVDGKRLSPQEFGSFVILLAAAGNDTTRTGLAWAMHLLSEHPDQKRALASRFEDLQANAIEEVLRWSSPVLHMRRTATTDTMLGPHEVRAGDKLVVWYLAANHDPAVFAEPDRFDIHRANARDHHAFGAGGPHYCLGANLARMEMRVVLGKLLAAFPDLHATAPPDLLRSTFVNGVKSMACTTA; this comes from the coding sequence TTGGAGGAAGTCCTGAAGTCGATCGACGTCATTCCCAACTCGGCGAACCCGAGCCCGTTCTGGGACCAAGGCATCGCTGCTCGCCTGAGCGCATTCCACGCTCGCCGGGACCGCAGCGGCGGTGTCGAGTTCGTCGAACCCGACGATGGGACCGGCTTCTGGTCGGTGACCTCGTACCACTCCGTGAGGGCGGTGACCCGGGCTCCGGAGACGTTCACCAGCACGCAGGGCTTCTCGATGGACGACATGCCCGCCGACGTGCTTCAGATGCTCGGATCGATCATCGCGATGGACGCCCCCAAACATCAGCAGTATCGGCGGCTCGTACAGGTCGCCTTCTCGCCGCGCGCGATTCGTCGAATGACCGACTACGTGGACGATCTCGCCACCCAGATCGTCGATCGGTTGCGCGACGAGCGGCACTTCGACTTCGTCGAGACCGTGGGGGCGCACCTGCCTTTTCAGGTCATCTCGGACCTGCTGGACATCCCGCAGTCGGATCGCCCGCGCCTGCGGGAACTCATCGACCTCATCCTCGGCGTGAACGACGGCGACGTGAGTGACGCCACCACGAGCCTGAACGCCGTGGTCGAATTCTTCGACTACACGATGACATTGGGCGAGCAGCGCCGTCGATCCCCGGGCGACGACATCACGTCGACGCTGATGCACAGCGAGGTGGACGGCAAGAGGCTCTCGCCGCAGGAGTTCGGGTCCTTCGTGATCCTGCTTGCCGCCGCGGGCAACGACACGACGAGGACCGGCCTTGCGTGGGCCATGCATCTCCTGAGCGAACATCCCGACCAGAAGCGGGCTCTCGCTTCGCGTTTCGAGGACTTGCAGGCCAATGCCATCGAGGAGGTCCTGCGCTGGTCTTCTCCCGTGCTTCACATGCGACGCACCGCGACGACTGACACCATGCTGGGTCCGCACGAGGTGAGGGCCGGAGACAAGCTGGTGGTCTGGTACCTGGCTGCGAACCACGATCCGGCGGTATTCGCCGAGCCGGATCGGTTCGACATCCACCGTGCGAACGCCCGCGATCACCACGCATTTGGTGCAGGCGGTCCGCACTACTGCCTCGGTGCGAATCTGGCCCGCATGGAGATGCGGGTGGTGCTCGGCAAGCTGCTCGCAGCGTTCCCGGATCTGCACGCGACGGCACCACCGGATCTGCTGCGGTCCACCTTCGTCAACGGCGTCAAGTCCATGGCGTGCACGACCGCGTGA
- the sepX gene encoding divisome protein SepX/GlpR: MPSIPQSLLWISLVVLWLFVLVPMLISKRDTVRRTSDVALATRVLNTGRGARLRKRGPAAGHFSDPDWRPTHEDLDEYDDGYDGDDAETAPRKAVVLAASAVSTEPDYLDVDVVEMDSGALPVGATAQPEADEPQLPLDFHAESDEDVPAEPEYVAAEAGPPTAAIRTRADAEFSDDTGEFEAVEPDVRAAAEPAAVVETDAASISDAAFETDEDTDGLEAIDDGTDHDYEYVDDSSGLEAESDGEPKLADSMSRARTNRYETKTSVAVRERKFAFRKRMLMAMSVLLLASAVASYVVTPSLWWLCGTIGVVTVLYLAYLRRQTRIEEQLRRRRAQRMARSRLGVENTDDQEFDVVPSRLRRPGSVVLEIDDEDPIFEHLEYTRLERDYDLPRAAGQ; this comes from the coding sequence ATGCCAAGCATCCCCCAATCCCTCCTGTGGATCTCCCTCGTCGTGCTCTGGCTGTTCGTCCTCGTCCCGATGCTCATCAGCAAGCGGGACACCGTGCGCCGGACGAGCGACGTCGCGCTGGCCACCCGGGTGCTCAACACCGGTCGCGGCGCGCGACTGCGCAAGCGCGGGCCGGCCGCCGGACACTTCAGCGACCCCGACTGGCGCCCCACCCACGAAGACCTCGACGAGTACGACGACGGTTACGACGGGGACGACGCCGAGACCGCACCCCGCAAGGCCGTCGTGCTGGCCGCGAGCGCGGTGTCGACCGAACCCGACTACCTCGACGTCGACGTCGTCGAGATGGATTCCGGCGCACTGCCGGTGGGAGCCACGGCCCAACCGGAGGCCGACGAGCCCCAGCTGCCGCTCGACTTCCACGCCGAGTCCGACGAGGACGTCCCGGCCGAACCCGAGTACGTCGCGGCCGAGGCTGGGCCTCCCACCGCCGCCATCCGCACCCGCGCCGACGCCGAGTTCTCCGACGACACCGGTGAGTTCGAGGCCGTCGAGCCCGACGTCCGTGCGGCGGCCGAACCCGCCGCCGTGGTCGAAACCGACGCCGCCTCCATAAGCGACGCCGCCTTCGAGACCGATGAGGACACCGACGGACTCGAGGCGATCGACGACGGCACCGACCACGACTACGAGTACGTCGACGACTCGTCGGGCCTGGAAGCCGAGTCCGACGGTGAGCCGAAGCTGGCCGACTCCATGTCGCGAGCCCGCACCAACCGCTACGAGACGAAGACGTCCGTGGCCGTCCGCGAGCGCAAGTTCGCGTTCCGCAAGCGCATGCTGATGGCGATGTCGGTACTGCTGCTCGCATCGGCCGTGGCGTCCTATGTGGTGACTCCGAGCCTGTGGTGGCTGTGCGGCACCATCGGCGTCGTCACCGTTCTCTACCTCGCCTATCTGCGACGGCAGACCCGGATCGAAGAGCAGTTGCGACGCCGTAGGGCGCAGCGCATGGCTCGGTCGAGGTTGGGGGTGGAGAACACCGACGACCAGGAGTTCGACGTCGTCCCTTCACGACTGCGTCGCCCAGGATCAGTGGTCCTGGAGATCGACGACGAGGATCCGATCTTCGAGCATCTCGAGTACACCCGGCTCGAGCGTGACTACGACCTGCCCCGAGCGGCGGGCCAGTAG
- a CDS encoding MspA family porin, giving the protein MKAISRVLVALVATIAALFASTGTSHAGLDNELSLVDGKDRTLTIQQWDTFLNGVFPLDRNRLTREWFHSGKAKYIVAGPGAEEFEGTLELGYQIGFPWSLGVGINFSYTTPNILIDDGDITGPPFGLESVITPNLFPGVSFSADLGNGPGIQEVATFSVDVAGPDGAVAVSNAHGTVTGAAGGVLLRPFARLISSTGDSVTTYGEPWNMN; this is encoded by the coding sequence ATGAAGGCAATCAGTCGGGTGCTGGTCGCGTTGGTCGCGACCATCGCGGCTCTGTTCGCGAGCACGGGCACCTCACACGCAGGTCTGGACAACGAGCTGAGCCTCGTTGACGGCAAGGACCGCACGCTGACGATCCAGCAGTGGGACACGTTCCTCAATGGCGTGTTCCCCCTGGACCGCAACCGGCTCACCCGTGAGTGGTTCCACTCGGGCAAGGCCAAGTACATCGTGGCCGGCCCCGGTGCCGAGGAGTTCGAGGGAACGCTGGAGCTGGGCTACCAGATCGGCTTCCCCTGGTCGCTCGGCGTGGGCATCAACTTCTCGTACACCACCCCGAACATCCTGATCGACGATGGTGACATCACCGGTCCTCCGTTCGGTCTGGAGTCGGTCATCACCCCGAACCTGTTCCCCGGCGTGTCCTTCAGTGCTGACCTGGGCAACGGCCCCGGCATCCAGGAAGTCGCCACCTTCTCGGTGGACGTCGCGGGTCCCGACGGTGCGGTTGCCGTCTCCAACGCGCATGGAACGGTGACCGGTGCTGCCGGTGGCGTGCTGCTGCGTCCGTTCGCTCGACTGATCTCGAGCACCGGCGACAGCGTCACCACCTACGGCGAGCCCTGGAACATGAACTAA
- a CDS encoding GNAT family N-acetyltransferase — protein sequence MNLFRSASLHPGWPKPIGPIRVRAGLVRLRPVRLRDGGVWSRIRLADRAHLEPWEPVAEVDWEVRHAVSSWPSICSGLRAEARRGRMLPYAIELDGEFCGQLTIGNVTHGALRSAWIGYWVARQFNGGGVATAALALGVDHGFSGVMLHRIEATVRPENAPSRRVLAKTGFREEGLLRRYLEVDGAWRDHLLVALTVEELQVSATAALVRSGRANWA from the coding sequence GTGAACCTGTTCCGCTCCGCCTCGCTGCATCCGGGCTGGCCCAAGCCGATCGGTCCGATCCGGGTGCGCGCAGGTCTGGTGAGGCTGCGGCCGGTGCGGTTGCGCGACGGCGGCGTGTGGAGCCGCATCCGGTTGGCCGACCGCGCTCACCTCGAACCGTGGGAGCCGGTCGCGGAGGTCGATTGGGAAGTGCGGCATGCTGTTTCGTCCTGGCCGTCGATCTGTTCGGGGTTGCGGGCCGAGGCACGACGGGGCCGCATGCTGCCGTATGCGATCGAGTTGGACGGCGAGTTCTGTGGGCAGTTGACGATCGGCAACGTCACCCATGGCGCGTTGCGGTCGGCCTGGATCGGCTACTGGGTGGCTCGCCAGTTCAACGGCGGAGGAGTGGCGACCGCGGCGCTCGCGCTGGGCGTCGATCACGGCTTCAGCGGGGTGATGCTGCACCGGATCGAGGCGACGGTGCGGCCGGAGAACGCGCCGAGTCGCCGGGTGCTGGCCAAGACCGGGTTCCGTGAAGAGGGTCTGCTGCGGCGCTACCTGGAGGTCGACGGCGCGTGGCGCGACCATCTTCTGGTGGCGCTGACCGTCGAGGAACTGCAGGTGTCCGCAACGGCAGCGCTGGTCCGGTCCGGGCGAGCGAACTGGGCGTGA
- a CDS encoding FmdB family zinc ribbon protein: protein MPTYSYACTECDNRFDAVQAFTDDALTTCPQCSGRLRKLFGKVGVVFKGSGFYRTDSRDAAKSSSSSSSNGDSSSSTSSSSESSTSAGKDSGSKDSSSSSSSSSGSSSDGGSKSSSSSTAPASAGSK from the coding sequence GTGCCGACCTATTCGTACGCATGTACTGAGTGCGACAACCGCTTCGACGCCGTTCAGGCGTTCACTGACGATGCGCTGACGACGTGCCCGCAGTGCTCGGGCCGTCTGCGCAAGCTCTTCGGCAAGGTCGGCGTCGTCTTCAAGGGCAGCGGCTTCTATCGCACCGACAGCCGCGATGCGGCCAAGAGTTCGTCGAGCAGCTCGTCGAACGGCGATTCCTCGTCGTCGACGTCCTCGTCCTCCGAGTCGTCGACTTCGGCCGGCAAGGACTCCGGCAGCAAGGACTCGAGCAGCTCGAGTTCCAGCTCGTCTGGTTCGTCCAGTGACGGCGGCAGCAAGTCGTCGTCGAGCAGTACGGCTCCGGCGTCCGCCGGCTCCAAGTAG
- a CDS encoding MogA/MoaB family molybdenum cofactor biosynthesis protein, with translation MVAPASAGPYTVGFMEQPSELVGRALVVVVDDRTAHGDEEDHSGPLVTELLGEAGFVVDGVVVVASDEVEIRNALNTAVIGGVDLVVSVGGTGVTPRDVTPEATRTILDRELLGISEALRASGLSAGIVDAGVSRGLAGISGSTLVVNIPGSRGAVRDGMATLGPLATQVIAQLSSLDI, from the coding sequence ATGGTCGCGCCCGCGTCGGCCGGGCCATATACGGTTGGCTTCATGGAACAGCCGTCGGAACTGGTGGGCCGCGCGCTGGTCGTGGTCGTCGATGACCGCACCGCGCATGGCGACGAGGAGGACCACAGCGGTCCGTTGGTCACCGAACTATTGGGTGAAGCGGGATTCGTGGTCGACGGCGTCGTCGTCGTGGCGTCCGACGAGGTCGAGATTCGCAACGCGCTCAACACCGCCGTCATCGGTGGCGTCGATCTGGTGGTCTCCGTCGGTGGCACCGGTGTCACGCCCCGAGACGTCACGCCCGAGGCCACGCGCACGATCCTCGACAGGGAGCTCCTCGGCATCTCCGAGGCGCTCCGAGCCTCCGGGTTGTCGGCCGGCATCGTCGACGCGGGCGTCTCCCGCGGCCTCGCCGGCATCTCGGGCAGCACGCTCGTCGTCAACATTCCCGGTTCACGTGGCGCGGTACGCGACGGCATGGCCACTCTGGGTCCGCTTGCGACTCAGGTCATCGCCCAGCTATCCAGCCTGGACATCTGA
- the mscL gene encoding large-conductance mechanosensitive channel protein MscL: MLKGFKEFLARGNIIDLSVAVVIGTAFTALVKSFTDTIITPLTSRIGASGTDVGLLKISIGGGQTIDLNVLISATINFVLVAAVVYFLVVAPYNRLRKRGEVEQAQDTELSLLTEIRDLLVDGRGSAPGAGPSPDTAKVTSADKD; the protein is encoded by the coding sequence GTGCTCAAGGGCTTCAAGGAGTTTCTCGCTCGCGGCAACATCATCGACCTCTCGGTCGCGGTCGTCATCGGCACCGCGTTCACCGCCCTGGTCAAGTCGTTCACCGACACGATCATCACGCCGCTCACCAGTCGCATCGGCGCCAGCGGTACCGACGTCGGGCTGCTCAAGATCAGCATCGGCGGCGGCCAGACGATCGACCTCAACGTGCTGATCTCTGCGACCATCAACTTCGTCCTGGTGGCCGCCGTCGTCTACTTCCTCGTGGTGGCGCCGTACAACCGGCTTCGCAAGCGGGGCGAGGTGGAACAAGCCCAGGACACCGAACTGAGCCTGCTCACCGAGATCCGCGACCTACTGGTCGACGGCCGTGGCAGCGCGCCCGGCGCCGGGCCCAGCCCGGACACGGCGAAGGTGACGAGCGCCGACAAGGACTGA
- a CDS encoding 5-formyltetrahydrofolate cyclo-ligase: MGDRLTIVTGATRTKAQWRTAILRARRELPLEARRADADAIRVALRSVVRRGDVVCAYVPLATEPGSVEMLDALVAAGARVLLPVARDDEGTPMPLTWGAYRSDALVEAPFGLREPAPPHEPPHAIAAASVVLVPALAVDRRGVRLGRGAGYYDRSLPLVGAGARLCAVVRDDEFVEELPGEAHDVAMTHVLTPGRGLFELPH, encoded by the coding sequence GTGGGTGACAGGCTGACGATCGTGACGGGCGCGACGAGGACGAAGGCTCAGTGGCGAACCGCGATCCTGCGGGCCCGCCGGGAACTGCCACTGGAGGCGCGCCGCGCCGATGCCGACGCGATCCGAGTGGCGTTGCGCAGCGTCGTCCGCCGTGGAGACGTCGTCTGCGCCTACGTGCCGTTGGCGACGGAACCGGGGTCGGTCGAGATGCTGGACGCATTGGTAGCCGCAGGCGCACGGGTGCTGCTGCCCGTCGCGCGCGACGACGAGGGAACCCCGATGCCGCTGACGTGGGGCGCCTACCGCAGCGACGCACTCGTCGAGGCGCCGTTCGGGCTGCGTGAACCCGCGCCGCCGCACGAACCTCCCCACGCGATCGCCGCTGCCTCGGTGGTGCTGGTGCCGGCGCTGGCCGTGGATCGCCGCGGAGTCCGGTTGGGCCGGGGTGCCGGGTACTACGACCGCTCGCTTCCACTGGTCGGCGCCGGCGCACGACTGTGCGCGGTCGTGCGGGACGACGAATTCGTCGAGGAGTTGCCGGGTGAGGCACACGACGTGGCCATGACGCACGTGCTGACACCGGGGCGAGGATTGTTCGAGCTGCCGCACTGA